TGTCAAGTACCTCATCAACCAGTTTTATTATACAGCCGAAACATCCGACGAAGTTTTCAATTTAATTATGTCACTTTTGAGCCTTCCAAAAAACAATATACCCACTGCTATTTTTTGTTCAAACGATTTGGTAGCTATGCAAGTGATAATGGCAGCAAAAAAATTGAATCTTGATATACCAAACGATATTTCGTTAATAGGTTTTGATGACGCAGATTTTGCACAAGCGCTTGAAATTTCTACTTTTAGGCATCCAAAACAGCAATTTGGTGAAAAAGCTGCTCAAATGCTGCTTAAAATGATTGAGGAAAATAACAATGGAAAACCAGAAAAAATTGTCGAAAAAGCCGAGTTCATAGAAAGAAATAGCCTTATTCAAAAAAAGTGAGGAAAAAAGATGTGCGATCTTTTGAATCTTAAAATAGAGCAAATGGCTGGTTTGAATTTCAAATGTGAATGTGGAAGAACTCATAAGGTAGATATTGAAAAAATAATTGTAAAAAGTAATGTTTTGAACGATAAAAATAGTTTTATAGATATTATTGACTCTAAAAATTTATTTGTTGTTGCTGATAAAAATACCTATAAGAGTTTTGGAAAAGAACTAAGTACACTCTTAAAAAGAGAAAATTATCAAATAACTGAGTTTATTTTTCATAACGAAGATCATTTGATCCCAAATGAAAAAAGCGTTGGAAGATTATTGATAGAAATTCCTAAGAATGCATCGTTAATAATTGGTGTTGGTTCTGGAACTATAAACGATCTATGTAGATTTTTAAGTTACAAATTCAATATTCCTTATATAATCTTTGCAACCGCTCCTTCAATGGACGGATATGCTTCAATGGTCTCCCCTTTAATTGTAGAAGGTTTTAAAAGAACGTATGAAGCAACTTATGCAAAAGCAATAGTAGTGGATACACAAGTTTTAAAAAATGCACCTTTAGAAATGATTCATGCAGGATTCGGAGACATTCTTGGAAAGTTTACTTCTTTGACGGATTGGAAACTTTCTAAATTAATCAACAATGAATATTATTGTGAAAATACTGTTGAATTTGTAGAAAAAGCAAGGGATCTTTGCGTAAAAAATGCAGAGAAAATAAGTCAAAGAAGCGAAGAAGTTACTAAACAAATAATGGAAGCGTTAATTATCTCTGGAATAGCCATAGGATTTGTAGGTTACTCAAGGCCTGCATCGGGGGCGGAGCATCACCTAGCTCATTATTGGGAAATGGATGCTATATCAAAAAATATATCCTATCCTTTACATGGAAATTCTGTTGGAGTAGGAACGGTTGTTGTTTCGATGATCTATCAATTAATGAAAGATAAACTTCCTAAAGAATTAATACCGCCAGATCCTGAGTACTTAATTTCAATTCACAAAAAGGTAGGTTCTATATATAACCCAAAAGAATTAGGTATTCCAAAAGACGTCTTTCAAGAAAGTATCATACATGCCAGAGAAATCAGAAATAGATACACTATTCTTCAATTAGCTCATGAGTTTAACTTTTTAGAAAAGATTTCAACGATTCTTACAGAAAAATTTTATGGTTAATTTTTTAACTATTATAATTTGCTCCCCTCAGGTAGACAAATTTAACAATAAAAATCTGCCTACTAAATAGGGGAGATTTTTAAAGATACTTTTGATCGAAGTAATATTTACTAATCAGTGGAGGCAATTGCCTCAATTTCAATTTTGACATCTTTGGGCAGTCGAGCTACTTCCACAGCACTACGGGCGGGATAGGGTTCTGTAAAGAATTCATGATAGACTTCGTTTATTGCTGCCATTTCATTCATATCCTTTAAAAAGAGGGTGCATTTAACTATGTTATCCATACTTAAACC
The genomic region above belongs to Petrotoga sibirica DSM 13575 and contains:
- a CDS encoding substrate-binding domain-containing protein; this translates as VKYLINQFYYTAETSDEVFNLIMSLLSLPKNNIPTAIFCSNDLVAMQVIMAAKKLNLDIPNDISLIGFDDADFAQALEISTFRHPKQQFGEKAAQMLLKMIEENNNGKPEKIVEKAEFIERNSLIQKK
- a CDS encoding sn-glycerol-1-phosphate dehydrogenase, whose product is MCDLLNLKIEQMAGLNFKCECGRTHKVDIEKIIVKSNVLNDKNSFIDIIDSKNLFVVADKNTYKSFGKELSTLLKRENYQITEFIFHNEDHLIPNEKSVGRLLIEIPKNASLIIGVGSGTINDLCRFLSYKFNIPYIIFATAPSMDGYASMVSPLIVEGFKRTYEATYAKAIVVDTQVLKNAPLEMIHAGFGDILGKFTSLTDWKLSKLINNEYYCENTVEFVEKARDLCVKNAEKISQRSEEVTKQIMEALIISGIAIGFVGYSRPASGAEHHLAHYWEMDAISKNISYPLHGNSVGVGTVVVSMIYQLMKDKLPKELIPPDPEYLISIHKKVGSIYNPKELGIPKDVFQESIIHAREIRNRYTILQLAHEFNFLEKISTILTEKFYG